In the Ochrobactrum sp. Marseille-Q0166 genome, one interval contains:
- a CDS encoding BMP family ABC transporter substrate-binding protein — protein sequence MKKTLLAIATAASFLVGGAAHAEDKLKVGFIYIGPPGDFGWTYQHDVARKEMVEALGDKVETTFLESVPEGADAERSIERLARAGNKLIFTTSFGYMDPTIKVAAKYPDVKFEHATGYKTADNVSAYNARFYEGRYIQGQIAAKLSEKGVAGYIASVPVPEVVQGINSFILGAQSVNPDFKVKVIWVNSWFDPGKEADAAKALVDQGVDILTQHTDSTAPIQVAQERGIKAFGQASDMIKFGPETQLTAIVDDWGPYYIDRAKAALDGKWESQNIWWGMKEGLVKMAPYTNMPDDVKKMAEETEAKIKSGEFKPFTGPIKKQDGSVWLKEGEQADDKTLLGLNFYVAGVDDKLPQ from the coding sequence ATGAAAAAAACGCTGTTGGCGATTGCCACTGCAGCCAGCTTTTTGGTTGGTGGAGCAGCACATGCAGAAGATAAGCTGAAAGTCGGCTTTATCTATATCGGACCTCCGGGAGACTTCGGCTGGACCTATCAGCACGATGTCGCCCGCAAGGAAATGGTTGAAGCTCTTGGCGATAAGGTTGAAACGACCTTCCTGGAAAGCGTGCCGGAAGGTGCCGATGCCGAGCGTTCGATCGAGCGTCTTGCGCGCGCAGGCAACAAGCTGATTTTTACAACCTCGTTCGGCTACATGGATCCAACCATCAAGGTTGCAGCCAAATATCCGGATGTGAAGTTTGAACACGCCACCGGTTATAAAACTGCGGACAATGTTTCGGCTTATAACGCACGCTTCTATGAAGGTCGTTATATTCAGGGCCAGATCGCAGCTAAGCTATCGGAAAAGGGCGTTGCAGGTTATATAGCATCTGTACCAGTGCCGGAAGTTGTCCAGGGTATCAACTCTTTCATCCTCGGCGCACAATCGGTCAATCCTGACTTCAAGGTCAAGGTGATCTGGGTTAACTCATGGTTCGATCCAGGCAAGGAAGCTGATGCTGCAAAGGCTCTGGTTGATCAGGGTGTTGATATTCTGACACAGCACACCGACTCCACTGCCCCGATCCAGGTTGCGCAAGAGCGTGGCATCAAGGCTTTTGGTCAGGCTTCGGACATGATCAAGTTCGGCCCTGAAACCCAGCTGACCGCTATTGTTGATGATTGGGGTCCATACTACATCGACCGCGCCAAGGCCGCTCTCGATGGCAAGTGGGAGAGCCAGAATATCTGGTGGGGCATGAAGGAAGGCCTCGTCAAGATGGCGCCTTACACAAACATGCCAGATGACGTGAAGAAAATGGCTGAAGAAACGGAAGCCAAGATCAAGTCGGGCGAGTTCAAGCCTTTTACCGGTCCTATCAAAAAGCAAGACGGCTCTGTCTGGCTCAAGGAAGGCGAGCAGGCTGACGACAAGACCTTGCTGGGTTTGAATTTCTACGTCGCAGGTGTTGACGACAAGCTACCGCAATAA
- a CDS encoding ABC transporter permease → MDLTQAILLTIATAATPLLIAAIGELVVERSGVLNLGVEGMMLMGAVSGFAAAQFTGSAWLGMIAAILVGTLFSGIFAFLTLSLVTNQVATGLALTILGIGASAMLGESFVGMPGVRLGAIDIPYLSDIPYVGRFLFGQDPIFYISILLVIGVTWFLFRTRAGLQLRAIGDNHGSAHALGVHVVRTRYLAVLFGGACAGLAGAQLSLVYVPQWVENMSAGRGWIALALVVFASWRPWRVLIGAYLFGAVTIGQLHAQALGFGLPSQFLSALPYIATIVVLVIISRNRRLTMMNTPASLGKPFVPDR, encoded by the coding sequence ATGGATTTGACACAGGCAATCCTCCTCACCATCGCAACTGCTGCAACGCCTTTGCTGATTGCAGCCATTGGTGAACTCGTTGTCGAACGCTCCGGCGTTTTGAACCTTGGCGTCGAAGGCATGATGCTGATGGGGGCTGTTTCGGGGTTTGCTGCCGCGCAGTTCACCGGTTCGGCGTGGCTCGGCATGATTGCCGCCATTCTGGTAGGCACGTTGTTTTCGGGTATTTTTGCTTTCCTGACCCTGTCGCTTGTGACCAATCAGGTGGCAACGGGTCTGGCGCTGACCATTTTGGGTATCGGTGCGTCAGCCATGTTGGGCGAGAGCTTCGTCGGTATGCCGGGCGTGCGTCTTGGTGCAATCGACATTCCATATCTTAGCGATATCCCTTATGTCGGGCGCTTTCTGTTTGGACAGGATCCTATTTTCTATATATCCATATTGTTGGTGATTGGTGTGACATGGTTCCTTTTTCGCACGAGAGCAGGCCTGCAATTGCGCGCTATCGGTGACAATCACGGCTCGGCCCATGCGCTTGGCGTGCATGTGGTTCGCACGCGTTATCTCGCGGTGCTGTTTGGCGGCGCTTGCGCAGGCCTAGCAGGTGCGCAGTTGTCGCTGGTTTATGTACCGCAGTGGGTTGAGAATATGTCGGCAGGTCGTGGCTGGATTGCGCTTGCGCTTGTCGTATTCGCCTCATGGCGTCCGTGGCGTGTTTTGATCGGCGCTTATCTTTTCGGTGCCGTAACCATTGGCCAGCTTCATGCACAGGCACTTGGTTTCGGTCTTCCATCGCAGTTTCTTTCGGCCTTGCCTTATATCGCGACTATTGTGGTTCTGGTCATCATCTCGCGCAACAGGCGTTTGACGATGATGAATACGCCGGCGTCGCTTGGCAAACCATTTGTGCCGGACAGGTAA
- a CDS encoding ABC transporter permease gives MRIELVKRPQPSKIFSAVSPLLALALTLVFGGIAFALMGKDPLHALYVFFVEPLFDVWSWHELLVKATPLILIAIGLCVCFQSNNWNIGAEGQFIIGAITGSILPVMFPDLQMWIVLPLMMLMGMAGGAAYASIPALLKVRFNTNEILTSLMLVYVAQLFLDWLVRGPWRNPEGYNFPETRQFNPSAVLPEIWSASGRAHWGFIFAIVAAVLIWFLLAKTLKGFEVKVIGQSPRAGRFAGFSRGKLVFFVFAISGALAGLAGIAETSGAIGQLRPVISPGYGFTAIIVAFLGRLNPIGAIAAGFVLALSYLGGEAAQVAIGISEKSARVFQGMILFFVLACDTLIHYRIRFVAGRSAGKA, from the coding sequence ATGCGTATTGAACTCGTAAAACGTCCGCAACCTTCAAAAATCTTCAGCGCCGTTTCGCCTTTGCTGGCTTTGGCCCTTACGCTTGTTTTTGGTGGCATTGCTTTTGCGTTGATGGGTAAAGACCCGCTTCACGCGCTTTATGTCTTCTTTGTCGAACCACTGTTTGACGTCTGGTCGTGGCATGAACTTCTGGTAAAGGCGACACCGCTTATTTTGATCGCTATTGGCCTTTGCGTCTGTTTCCAGTCCAACAACTGGAATATCGGCGCTGAAGGCCAGTTCATTATTGGCGCAATTACCGGTTCTATTCTGCCGGTGATGTTCCCCGATCTGCAGATGTGGATCGTATTGCCTTTGATGATGCTGATGGGCATGGCAGGCGGTGCTGCCTATGCGTCGATTCCGGCGCTTCTAAAAGTCCGCTTCAACACCAATGAAATTCTCACCAGCCTGATGCTGGTCTATGTGGCGCAGTTGTTCCTAGATTGGCTGGTACGTGGCCCGTGGCGCAATCCGGAAGGCTATAATTTCCCGGAAACGCGCCAGTTTAATCCAAGTGCGGTGCTGCCAGAAATCTGGAGTGCATCGGGCCGTGCCCATTGGGGCTTCATCTTTGCCATCGTTGCCGCCGTTCTGATCTGGTTCCTGCTCGCCAAGACGCTGAAAGGCTTTGAGGTCAAGGTTATCGGCCAAAGCCCACGGGCAGGGCGCTTTGCAGGTTTCAGCCGCGGTAAGCTGGTCTTCTTCGTCTTTGCAATTTCAGGCGCGCTGGCTGGTCTTGCAGGCATCGCCGAAACCTCTGGTGCCATTGGCCAGTTACGGCCTGTCATCTCGCCCGGATATGGCTTTACAGCGATTATCGTTGCCTTCCTCGGAAGGCTCAATCCGATTGGTGCGATTGCAGCTGGTTTCGTGCTGGCACTTTCATACCTTGGCGGCGAGGCAGCACAGGTTGCTATCGGTATCTCCGAAAAGTCAGCGCGCGTGTTTCAGGGCATGATCCTGTTTTTCGTACTCGCTTGCGACACACTCATTCACTATCGCATCCGCTTTGTGGCGGGTCGCTCAGCAGGAAAGGCCTGA
- a CDS encoding ABC transporter ATP-binding protein has protein sequence MSAPLSDRPLLDVRRLTKVFGQLRACDAVDLVIEAGEIHALLGENGAGKSTFVKMLFGALQPLEGEIVWKGQPVTINDPAMARKLGIGMVFQHFSLFDSLTAAENIALSLNGSLSLSEVAKRARDVGQVYGLPIDPQAHVGDLSVGERQRIEIVRCLLQEPDLIILDEPTSVLTPQEADRLFETLERLKAEGKSILYISHRLEEVKRLCDRATVLRHGKVVAHCDPRQETAASLARMMVGNDIKVVARSPMAVLEAQAAPIFEIKNLSQAPRGPFSTALKDISLSIKAGEVVGIAGVAGNGQGEFFEAISGEVVQSTPSAVRIRGTDAGKLDISERRMMGAAFVPEERLGHGAVPALTLTDNLFLSRYKTDAKAFMRGGRLKLIAESALRSAAKRIIETMDVRKSAENPPASALSGGNLQKFIIGRELDRSPSVMVVNQPTWGVDAGAAAHIRQALVDLARSGSAVLVISQDLDELLEISDRIAVMNHGALSDPMPIADVTLEKIGLLMGGVSGSDQAGAA, from the coding sequence ATGTCAGCGCCTTTATCCGACCGGCCTCTTTTGGATGTCCGCCGGCTCACTAAAGTATTTGGTCAACTCAGAGCCTGCGATGCGGTAGATCTCGTCATCGAAGCTGGGGAAATTCACGCCCTTTTGGGTGAAAACGGTGCTGGCAAATCCACATTCGTAAAAATGCTGTTTGGTGCGCTCCAGCCTCTTGAGGGTGAGATCGTCTGGAAAGGTCAGCCGGTAACGATCAATGATCCGGCAATGGCAAGGAAACTCGGCATCGGCATGGTTTTCCAGCATTTTTCGCTGTTTGACTCGCTCACTGCTGCCGAAAATATTGCACTTTCTCTCAACGGCTCGCTGTCTCTTTCCGAAGTCGCCAAGCGTGCCCGCGATGTTGGGCAGGTTTATGGTCTTCCGATTGATCCCCAGGCCCATGTCGGCGATCTGTCGGTCGGCGAACGTCAGCGCATCGAAATTGTGCGCTGTCTGTTGCAGGAGCCGGACCTTATCATTCTTGACGAGCCGACATCGGTTCTGACACCGCAGGAAGCTGATCGCCTGTTTGAAACGCTGGAGCGTTTGAAGGCGGAAGGCAAGTCGATCCTTTATATCAGTCATCGCCTCGAAGAGGTAAAACGGCTTTGCGACCGCGCCACTGTGCTGCGTCATGGCAAAGTCGTCGCACATTGTGATCCGAGACAGGAAACGGCTGCATCGCTGGCCCGCATGATGGTTGGCAATGACATCAAGGTCGTGGCACGCAGTCCGATGGCAGTTTTGGAAGCACAGGCAGCGCCGATTTTTGAAATCAAAAACCTGTCCCAAGCTCCGCGCGGTCCGTTTTCGACTGCACTGAAAGACATTTCGCTTAGCATTAAAGCTGGTGAAGTGGTTGGTATCGCCGGTGTCGCCGGAAACGGGCAGGGCGAATTCTTTGAAGCCATTTCCGGCGAGGTTGTGCAATCGACGCCGTCAGCGGTACGCATTCGCGGCACGGATGCTGGGAAGCTCGACATTAGTGAGCGCCGCATGATGGGTGCGGCTTTTGTGCCGGAAGAGCGTCTAGGACATGGCGCGGTGCCAGCTTTGACGCTGACCGACAATCTTTTCCTTTCGCGCTATAAAACCGATGCGAAGGCCTTCATGCGCGGTGGCAGGCTGAAGCTTATTGCTGAAAGTGCACTACGCTCGGCTGCAAAGCGTATTATCGAAACAATGGATGTACGCAAGAGTGCGGAAAATCCGCCAGCTTCGGCCTTGTCGGGCGGTAATCTGCAGAAGTTCATCATCGGACGCGAACTGGACCGTTCTCCCTCTGTAATGGTCGTCAATCAGCCGACATGGGGCGTGGATGCAGGCGCTGCGGCGCATATCCGGCAGGCTCTGGTTGATCTCGCCCGCTCGGGTTCAGCCGTGCTTGTGATTAGTCAGGATTTGGATGAACTGCTTGAAATCAGTGATCGTATTGCCGTGATGAACCATGGGGCGCTTTCCGATCCAATGCCTATCGCAGACGTAACGCTGGAAAAGATTGGCCTGCTGATGGGCGGCGTTTCCGGCTCGGATCAGGCGGGGGCAGCGTGA
- a CDS encoding quinone oxidoreductase: MINAIRVHQTGGPEVLQYEQIEIGEPGAGEAKVRHEAIGLNFIDVYFRTGLYKAVQMPFTPGNEGAGIVVAVGSGVENLQVGDRVAYAATPGSYAEERILPADRLVKVPDGIELKTAAAMMLKGMTAQYLLRQTFVVKPGDTILFHAAAGGVGLIAGQWAKHLGATVIGTAGSDEKIALAKAHGYDHVINYRTENFVERVKELTGGEGVNVVYDSVGRDTYMGSLDVLKPLGMFACFGQSSGVIPPFDLNLLAQKGSLFATRPTLFHYVAKRSDLEKTANALFDVVASGAVKIEINQTYALKDVRKAHEDLESRKTTGASVLLP; the protein is encoded by the coding sequence ATGATCAACGCTATTCGAGTTCACCAGACCGGCGGTCCGGAAGTCCTGCAATATGAACAGATCGAGATCGGTGAGCCGGGAGCGGGTGAAGCCAAGGTGCGCCACGAGGCAATCGGGCTGAACTTCATCGACGTTTATTTCCGCACTGGGCTTTATAAGGCGGTTCAGATGCCGTTTACGCCCGGCAATGAAGGCGCGGGCATTGTGGTGGCTGTTGGCTCCGGCGTCGAAAATCTTCAGGTCGGTGATCGTGTCGCCTATGCCGCGACCCCCGGTTCTTATGCTGAGGAACGCATTTTACCTGCGGACAGGCTGGTAAAAGTACCCGATGGGATCGAGTTGAAAACAGCTGCTGCCATGATGCTCAAGGGCATGACGGCGCAATATCTCTTACGCCAGACTTTCGTTGTGAAGCCTGGAGACACAATCCTGTTTCATGCGGCAGCGGGTGGCGTCGGGCTTATTGCCGGTCAATGGGCGAAGCATCTTGGTGCAACCGTTATCGGAACTGCGGGATCGGATGAGAAGATCGCTTTGGCCAAAGCGCACGGCTATGACCACGTCATTAATTACCGGACCGAAAATTTCGTCGAACGCGTGAAGGAACTCACCGGCGGCGAGGGTGTGAATGTCGTTTATGATTCTGTCGGACGTGACACCTATATGGGTTCGCTCGATGTGCTCAAGCCTTTGGGCATGTTTGCCTGCTTCGGTCAGTCATCCGGCGTTATTCCTCCGTTTGATCTCAATCTTCTTGCCCAGAAGGGTTCGCTTTTTGCGACACGCCCGACGCTGTTTCATTACGTTGCAAAGCGTTCCGACCTCGAAAAGACGGCGAACGCGTTGTTCGATGTGGTTGCAAGCGGTGCGGTTAAGATCGAAATCAACCAGACCTATGCGCTAAAAGACGTACGCAAAGCGCATGAAGATCTTGAATCACGCAAGACAACAGGTGCGAGTGTGCTCCTTCCGTAA
- the pcsA gene encoding phosphatidylcholine synthase: protein MANGVKSKLTGKLKAKKVTAPQAKAFSVHLLTASGSFLAFLSIVAASDGRYTAMWWWLGLALFVDGIDGPIARKLEVKYVLPNWSGELLDNIIDYVTYVLIPAFALYQSGFMGTNLSFLSGAIIVVSSAIYYADTGMKTKENFFKGFPVVWNMVVFTLFIVRPGEWEAFAIVVLSAILSFLPISFLHPVRVVRLRPLNLTIFLLWCAFGAAGLYYTLDAPLWVRVGITVTGLYIYFIGAIMQFFPNLGRTAAVIAAEQAAKANKRG from the coding sequence ATGGCAAACGGCGTGAAAAGCAAACTGACCGGAAAACTCAAAGCCAAGAAAGTGACCGCGCCGCAGGCGAAGGCATTTTCTGTTCATCTGCTCACCGCGTCCGGTTCGTTTCTGGCGTTTCTGTCGATCGTGGCTGCAAGTGATGGCCGCTATACCGCCATGTGGTGGTGGCTTGGCCTTGCATTGTTCGTCGATGGCATCGATGGGCCCATCGCGCGCAAGCTGGAAGTCAAATATGTGCTTCCCAATTGGTCGGGGGAGTTGCTCGACAATATTATCGACTACGTGACCTATGTTCTGATACCGGCCTTTGCGCTTTATCAAAGTGGTTTCATGGGGACAAACCTGTCCTTCTTATCCGGTGCGATTATTGTGGTTTCGAGCGCTATTTACTACGCCGACACTGGCATGAAGACGAAGGAAAACTTCTTCAAAGGTTTCCCCGTTGTATGGAATATGGTGGTATTTACGCTCTTTATTGTCCGGCCCGGAGAATGGGAAGCTTTCGCAATCGTGGTTCTGTCAGCGATCCTTTCCTTCCTGCCAATCAGTTTCCTGCATCCGGTGCGGGTGGTGCGTCTGCGCCCGCTTAATCTGACGATCTTTTTACTGTGGTGTGCCTTTGGCGCTGCCGGTCTTTACTATACGCTCGATGCGCCGCTCTGGGTGCGCGTCGGTATCACAGTGACCGGTCTTTATATCTACTTCATCGGCGCAATCATGCAGTTCTTCCCCAATCTCGGGAGAACTGCTGCTGTTATCGCAGCTGAACAGGCCGCAAAAGCGAATAAGAGAGGCTGA
- a CDS encoding UbiH/UbiF family hydroxylase gives MNDVVVEKPLTEITISGGGPAGMMAALALSAKGYRTALLGPETDKNDRRTTALMMPAIRFLEEIGVWSDIAPEAAPLASMRIVDATQRLIRSPAVTFRAGEIDEIAFGYNIPNATLNQKLAEAVENNPAIKRVTQPAIEYRNNGDHVTITLADGDTLHTRLVVAADGRNSAAREAAGIRTRRWSYPQTAVVLSFAHEVEHENISTEFHTEEGPFTQVPLKGKRSSLVWVVNPSRAEMLLALDDATLAQRIEDMMQSMLGKVTIDIRPQAWPLSGMVPVSFASKRTILIGEAAHVFPPIGAQGLNLGTRDVETLIKAIASDPSDPGSDRVIRTYDRGRRPDILARTGSVDALNRSLLSPMLPAQIARGVGLEMLRSFAPLRAFFMREGLRPGSGFSQLLPKLPKLPDRMNSATR, from the coding sequence ATGAATGACGTGGTTGTAGAAAAGCCCCTCACCGAAATCACAATCAGTGGCGGCGGTCCTGCCGGGATGATGGCCGCATTGGCCTTAAGCGCCAAAGGTTATCGCACGGCATTGCTCGGTCCAGAAACTGACAAAAACGACCGCCGTACCACAGCGCTTATGATGCCTGCCATCCGATTTCTTGAAGAAATCGGCGTCTGGAGTGATATCGCGCCTGAGGCTGCTCCTCTTGCTTCAATGCGTATTGTCGACGCCACGCAACGTCTCATCCGCAGCCCTGCCGTGACGTTCCGCGCGGGCGAAATCGATGAAATAGCCTTTGGTTACAACATCCCCAATGCAACGCTGAACCAGAAGCTTGCCGAAGCGGTTGAAAACAACCCTGCAATCAAACGCGTTACGCAGCCTGCAATCGAATATCGCAACAATGGCGATCATGTTACCATTACGCTTGCGGACGGCGATACGTTGCATACGCGTCTGGTCGTTGCAGCTGATGGACGCAATTCCGCTGCGCGCGAAGCTGCCGGAATTCGCACACGCCGCTGGAGCTATCCGCAGACAGCCGTTGTGCTTTCTTTCGCGCACGAAGTCGAGCACGAGAATATCTCGACCGAGTTCCATACTGAAGAAGGCCCATTCACACAGGTTCCTCTTAAGGGAAAGCGTTCGAGTCTCGTCTGGGTCGTTAACCCCAGTCGCGCCGAAATGCTGCTCGCGCTCGATGACGCGACCCTTGCTCAGCGCATTGAAGACATGATGCAATCCATGCTTGGCAAGGTCACGATTGATATTCGTCCGCAAGCTTGGCCGCTGTCGGGAATGGTGCCTGTGTCTTTTGCATCCAAGCGCACCATCCTTATCGGCGAAGCAGCGCATGTGTTTCCACCAATCGGCGCGCAGGGACTCAATCTCGGCACACGCGACGTCGAAACACTGATCAAAGCCATAGCAAGCGATCCGTCAGATCCCGGTTCGGATCGTGTGATTCGTACTTATGATCGCGGTCGCCGCCCAGATATTCTGGCGCGTACCGGTTCTGTAGATGCACTCAACCGTTCACTGCTGTCGCCAATGTTGCCCGCACAGATTGCACGCGGCGTCGGTCTGGAAATGCTGCGTTCGTTTGCACCGCTCCGCGCATTCTTCATGCGCGAAGGCTTGCGCCCTGGAAGCGGATTTTCGCAGCTTTTGCCGAAGTTGCCAAAGCTGCCTGATCGCATGAACAGCGCGACAAGGTAA
- the hspQ gene encoding heat shock protein HspQ: MGMTQIKHAKFQIGQVVKHRMFPFRGIIFDVDPEFANTEEWYESIPEETRPRRDQPFYHLLAENSESEYVAYVSEQNLVPDLSDEPLRHSQIGEIFDKLENGSYRVKLHAN, translated from the coding sequence ATGGGTATGACACAGATAAAACACGCGAAGTTTCAGATCGGACAGGTGGTCAAACATCGAATGTTTCCTTTCCGAGGGATCATTTTTGATGTTGATCCGGAATTTGCGAACACCGAGGAGTGGTATGAATCCATCCCTGAAGAGACCCGACCGCGCCGCGATCAACCCTTCTATCATTTGCTCGCTGAAAACTCGGAGTCTGAATATGTGGCTTATGTTTCCGAGCAGAATCTCGTGCCAGACTTGAGCGATGAACCGTTACGTCATTCGCAGATCGGCGAAATTTTCGACAAGCTTGAAAACGGATCGTATCGTGTGAAGTTGCACGCCAACTAA
- a CDS encoding invasion associated locus B family protein yields MTSTKTIAAASAFAGAFALLASATMPAAAQQQPPQGWFKVCSKQEDNDICNTQNIITADSGQLLTAVNLIEIKGKINRKIFQVTVPIGRLIPAGVGLQIDNNKPTKLEYGICFPDRCIAEAPLSDELINALKKGSKVTLTSVNYQNKQNPIPVALTGFSAALTGPGLKQSELEERQKELQDAVAKRQKEFEEKMKAEQAKAKGAAN; encoded by the coding sequence ATGACCAGCACGAAGACAATCGCTGCCGCATCTGCATTTGCTGGCGCGTTCGCCCTGCTTGCCTCTGCGACCATGCCTGCAGCCGCACAGCAGCAGCCACCACAGGGCTGGTTCAAGGTTTGCTCAAAGCAGGAAGATAATGACATCTGCAACACGCAGAACATTATCACTGCAGACTCCGGCCAGTTGCTGACCGCTGTTAACCTTATTGAGATCAAAGGTAAGATCAATCGCAAGATTTTTCAGGTTACCGTACCAATCGGCCGCCTGATTCCTGCCGGCGTTGGTCTGCAGATTGACAACAACAAGCCAACCAAGCTTGAATACGGCATCTGCTTCCCGGATCGTTGCATTGCGGAAGCCCCGCTTTCTGACGAGCTGATCAACGCGCTCAAGAAGGGCAGCAAGGTTACGCTGACATCGGTTAATTACCAAAACAAGCAGAACCCGATTCCAGTGGCTCTGACAGGCTTCTCGGCGGCCCTTACCGGCCCGGGCCTCAAGCAGTCTGAACTCGAAGAACGCCAGAAGGAACTTCAGGATGCCGTTGCAAAGCGCCAGAAGGAATTCGAAGAAAAGATGAAGGCTGAACAGGCCAAGGCAAAGGGTGCAGCTAACTAA
- a CDS encoding extracellular solute-binding protein, protein MIGLFPIIAPANAQKNAAPDYALSMHGDVALPADFANFPYVNPEAPKGGALRMGVVGTFDSLNPFVLKSMRTTARALFSDADFGNLVYETLMQRSRDEPFTLYGLLAEKVEIDPERKWVEFTLNPKAEWSDGKPVTVEDVIFTYDILTEKGRPPYNNRMSRIDRIEKTGERSVRFVFNDKSDREFPMLIAGTMPVLPKHAIDPETFGNSTLKPPVGSGPYIVSDVQPGQRIIYKRNPDYWGKDLPSQRGLNNFDTISIEYYRNETSLFESFKKGIVDVFLDANPTRWEKSYDFPAVKEGKVVKENFEKGTPANMLGFVFNTRRPVFEDRRVRQALGLLFDFEWANRNLFAGQYERLQSFWEGSDLSSVGKAADARERELLAAFPDAVRKEVLEGTWHPSTTDGTGHDRGPAKEAYELLIDAGFSFEHGKAIDPSGKQFQFEIMTRSPDEEKVALAYKRNLARLGIDAEIRTADDAQYQQRLQTFDYDMILGALSGSLSPGNEQWMRWGSASRDAQGSFNYPGVADPAVDAMIDAMLAARERDDFVSAVRALDRILISGDYYIPLYYLPYQWVARWDRIGHPEKTSLYGYQLPTWWQAGK, encoded by the coding sequence ATGATCGGCCTTTTTCCCATTATCGCCCCGGCGAATGCTCAAAAGAATGCCGCGCCCGACTATGCTCTTTCTATGCATGGTGATGTGGCATTGCCTGCAGATTTCGCAAATTTTCCATACGTCAATCCCGAAGCCCCAAAAGGCGGCGCGCTACGTATGGGCGTCGTCGGGACATTTGACAGCCTTAATCCGTTCGTTCTCAAAAGTATGCGCACGACCGCCCGCGCGCTTTTCAGCGACGCCGATTTTGGGAATCTGGTCTATGAAACGCTGATGCAGCGTTCCCGTGATGAGCCCTTCACACTTTACGGATTGCTTGCCGAGAAGGTAGAGATCGACCCAGAACGCAAATGGGTAGAATTTACGCTTAATCCGAAAGCGGAATGGTCGGACGGGAAGCCGGTAACAGTTGAGGATGTCATATTCACCTACGACATCCTGACGGAAAAAGGCCGCCCACCTTACAACAATCGCATGAGCCGGATCGACAGAATCGAAAAAACCGGCGAACGCTCCGTTCGCTTTGTTTTCAATGACAAATCGGATCGCGAGTTTCCGATGCTGATTGCCGGAACGATGCCAGTTTTGCCCAAGCACGCTATCGATCCTGAAACATTTGGCAACTCGACACTCAAACCTCCAGTGGGCAGCGGCCCTTATATTGTTTCTGACGTTCAGCCCGGTCAGCGCATCATCTATAAGCGCAATCCGGATTACTGGGGCAAGGATTTGCCTTCCCAGCGCGGCTTGAACAATTTTGATACGATCAGCATCGAATATTATCGTAACGAGACATCGCTGTTTGAGTCCTTTAAGAAAGGTATTGTTGACGTATTCCTCGATGCCAATCCGACGCGTTGGGAAAAATCCTACGACTTCCCGGCAGTCAAGGAAGGCAAGGTCGTTAAAGAAAACTTCGAAAAGGGAACGCCAGCAAATATGCTTGGCTTCGTCTTCAACACACGCCGTCCGGTGTTTGAGGATCGCCGCGTCAGACAGGCACTCGGACTTCTGTTCGATTTCGAATGGGCCAATCGCAATCTGTTTGCTGGTCAGTATGAACGTCTGCAAAGTTTCTGGGAAGGCTCAGATCTGTCATCGGTAGGTAAAGCTGCTGATGCGCGCGAGAGGGAGCTTCTGGCCGCTTTCCCTGATGCTGTTCGCAAGGAGGTGCTGGAAGGAACATGGCATCCATCGACCACCGATGGAACCGGCCATGATCGCGGCCCGGCCAAGGAAGCTTATGAATTGCTGATAGATGCCGGCTTCTCGTTTGAGCATGGAAAGGCTATTGATCCATCTGGCAAGCAATTCCAGTTTGAAATCATGACGCGTTCACCCGATGAGGAAAAAGTGGCGCTCGCCTATAAGCGCAACCTCGCCCGCCTCGGAATCGATGCCGAAATTCGCACTGCCGATGATGCACAGTATCAGCAACGCTTGCAGACCTTCGACTACGATATGATCCTTGGTGCCCTCAGTGGCTCATTATCGCCCGGCAATGAACAATGGATGCGTTGGGGTTCAGCATCGCGGGACGCTCAGGGCAGTTTCAACTATCCCGGCGTTGCCGATCCCGCAGTCGATGCCATGATTGACGCCATGCTCGCAGCGAGGGAACGCGATGATTTCGTGAGTGCAGTGCGCGCACTCGACCGCATTCTCATCTCCGGTGACTATTACATCCCGCTTTATTACCTGCCTTATCAGTGGGTGGCACGTTGGGATCGGATCGGACATCCGGAGAAAACATCGCTTTACGGCTATCAGTTGCCTACCTGGTGGCAGGCGGGCAAATAG